The following coding sequences are from one Triticum aestivum cultivar Chinese Spring chromosome 5A, IWGSC CS RefSeq v2.1, whole genome shotgun sequence window:
- the LOC123106062 gene encoding transcription factor bHLH167, producing the protein MNACALNSMEVKAKPARGGKRSRASGGTTVVLLEKKESEKERRKRMKALCEKLASLIPREHCCSSTDTMTQLGSLDVGASYIKKLKERVDELQHRRSSVQALDTLKGDTSIPTPTTTTTTSSGAGSPEEEKAWEASEPVLQVRQHDDSSMEVRLICCMERPIKLHEVITIHEEEGAEIINANHSVAGHKMFYTIHSRAFSSRIGIDVLRVSERLGALLRLSSHENQAPSCMRSNQVLRYTDGTNATPKELVSNNDVGVTNKVPNPECESWAKQDQVMWSSLLTSISTDLLE; encoded by the exons ATGAATGCCTGCGCTCTGAACTCG ATGGAGGTGAAGGCGAAGCCGGCGAGGGGCGGGAAGAGGAGCAGAGCGAGCGGCGGcaccacggtggtgctgctggagaAAAAGGAGTCGGAGAAGGAGAGGAGGAAGCGCATGAAAGCCCTCTGTGAGAAGCTCGCATCCCTTATCCCAAGAGAACACTGCTGCTCCAGCACT GATACAATGACCCAACTAGGCAGCCTGGATGTTGGGGCGTCATACATCAAGAAGCTGAAGGAGAGGGTCGATGAGCTACAACATAGGAGGAGCTCTGTGCAGGCCTTGGATACCTTAAAAGGAGATACTAGCATCCCAACGCCCACTACCACGACTACCACAAGCAGTGGTGCAGGGTCGCCAGAGGAAGAGAAAGCTTGGGAGGCATCGGAACCGGTGTTGCAGGTGCGGCAACACGATGATTCAAGCATGGAGGTGAGACTGATATGCTGCATGGAGAGGCCGATCAAGCTCCATGAGGTAATCACCATCCATGAGGAAGAAGGTGCTGAGATCATCAACGCCAATCACTCGGTTGCTGGCCACAAAATGTTCTATACTATACACTCTCGG GCCTTCAGCTCGAGAATTGGCATAGATGTTTTAAGGGTATCTGAACGACTGGGAGCACTG CTCCGACTTTCTTCGCACGAAAATCAGGCACCGTCGTGCATGCGCAGCAATCAGGTCCTCAGGTACACTGATGGGACCAATGCGACTCCCAAGGAGCTCGTCAGCAACAACGATGTAGGTGTAACTAATAAGGTGCCAAATCCCGAGTGTGAGTCTTGGGCTAAGCAAGACCAAGTGATGTGGAGTTCCCTGCTTACGTCAATATCAACAGACTTGCTCGAGTAG
- the LOC123106061 gene encoding transcription factor BHLH6 produces MASSDMDVSLDFSWEALVLELGDADSMHLPAEDSLSGLCDDLTSSPDGATSRSTKASSLERKNIINERHRRRMLNEKLYALRRVVPNITKMDKASIIQDAIAYIEELQEQERQILAALRTDSCTAVAKVDDAASTGSNAEDHGVGSSPRKKMRRTTSASSINGAFCSPSTHPVQIFELEVTQVAEELTMVSMRHGNSHNAIAKVCEALESLCLKIISTSITAVASGIVHNMFVEAEGMHGAQTIKEMIQTHSAISM; encoded by the exons ATGGCGTCGTCCGACATGGACGTGAGCTTGGATTTCTCTTGGGAGGCCCTGGTGCTCGAGCTCGGCGACGCAGATAG CATGCACCTGCCGGCCGAGGACTCTCTGTCCGGCCTGTGCGACGACTTGACGAGCTCGCCGGACGGCGCCACCTCGCGGTCGACGAAGGCAAGCAGCTTGGAGAGGAAGAACATAATCAACGAGAGGCACCGGCGAAGGATGCTCAACGAGAAGCTTTACGCCCTTCGCCGTGTCGTTCCAAACATCACCAAG ATGGACAAGGCGTCCATCATCCAGGACGCTATCGCCTACATCGAGGAGCTGCAGGAGCAGGAGCGCCAGATTCTTGCCGCCCTCCGAACCGACAGCTGCACCGCCGTGGCCAAGGTGGACGATGCCGCCTCGACCGGCAGCAACGCAGAGGACCATGGCGTCGGCTCCTCGCCGcggaagaagatgaggaggaccacctctgcctcctccattAACGGCGCCTTCTGTTCTCCTTCCACGCATCCGGTTCAAATCTTTGAG CTGGAGGTGACGCAGGTAGCAGAGGAGTTAACAATGGTCAGCATGAGACATGGCAATTCCCACAACGCCATTGCCAAGGTGTGCGAGGCACTCGAGTCGCTCTGTCTCAAGATCATCTCGACAAGCATCACCGCTGTGGCCAGTGGCATCGTCCACAACATGTTCGTTGAG GCAGAAGGAATGCATGGTGCTCAAACAATCAAGGAGATGATACAAACTCACTCAGCcatctcgatgtga